A window of the Brassica oleracea var. oleracea cultivar TO1000 chromosome C1, BOL, whole genome shotgun sequence genome harbors these coding sequences:
- the LOC106313393 gene encoding uncharacterized protein LOC106313393 isoform X2, with protein MAWLARSIANSLKIDEEEEDEKETIEDPGSDKPSSPSALKSQSPRGVKEDISELTKTFRSQLWGVASFLAPPPSSSDPTDEETRKSWDLAEGDEDLIAGMRSDFVEIGGRFKTGISKLSGNLPVSEITKMASSFWQGGDSEERDGVGDVIGVTEEVVGFARDLALHPETWLDFPFPEEDNNFDDFEMTDAQYEHALAVERVATGLAALRIELCPAYMSEYCFWRIYFVLMHPKFSKHDALLLSTPQVLESRALLSHELLHKRNKAAVVLPETSGDTGTANANEEPLTVSSSEPVKTISVETIHSSETSEVETEKHPIENKPVTGSSPRVIDVQVDDDDDDVDDWLKDEDNAGTVSSTVATKHVVDEDEDVTFSDLEEDDDDVPVNYKK; from the exons ATGGCGTGGTTAGCCAGATCCATTGCGAATTCTCTGAAGATCGACGAAGAAGAAGAAGACGAGAAAGAAACGATTGAAGATCCCGGTTCCGATAAGCCGTCTTCACCGTCGGCGTTGAAATCGCAGTCACCACGAGGCGTGAAGGAAGACATCTCCGAACTCACAAAGACCTTTAGAAGTCAGCTATGGGGTGTCGCCTCGTTCCTCGCACCACCGCCTTCTTCCTCCGATCCGACGGATGAGGAGACACGGAAGTCGTGGGATCTCGCGGAGGGGGACGAGGATCTGATTGCTGGGATGAGGAGCGATTTCGTGGAGATCGGAGGTAGGTTCAAGACCGGGATCTCGAAGCTCTCGGGGAACTTGCCTGTATCGGAGATTACGAAGATGGCTTCGAGTTTCTGGCAAGGAGGGGATTCGGAAGAGCGTGATGGTGTTGGAGATGTGATTGGTGTGACGGAGGAAGTAGTTGGGTTCGCGAGGGATCTTGCTCTGCATCCTGAGACGTGGCTTGATTTCCCCTTCCCTGAAGAGGATAATAACTTCGATG ACTTTGAGATGACTGATGCTCAGTATGAGCACGCGCTGGCTGTGGAAAGGGTTGCAACGGGTCTAGCTGCTTTGCGGATCGAGCTTTGCCCAGCGTACATGAGCGAGTATTGCTTCTGGAGGATTTACTTTGTACTTATGCATCCTAAGTTCAGCAAGCATGATGCCTTGCTTCTCTCTACTCCTCAG GTGCTTGAATCAAGAGCATTGTTATCTCATGAGCTGCTGCATAAGAGAAACAAAGCTGCAGTAGTGCTGCCAGAGACTAGTGGTGATACAGGAACTGCTAATGCCAATGAGGAACCACTTACTGTGTCTTCATCAGAGCCAGTCAAGACCATCTCTGTCGAAACAATACATTCGAGTGAGACATCTGAGGTTGAGACGGAAAAGCACCCAATCGAGA ACAAGCCAGTCACTGGATCTTCACCTAGAGTTATTGACGTTCAAGTCGATGATGATGATGATGATGTTGATGACTGGTTGAAGGATGAAGATAATGCCGGAACTGTTAGCTCCACCGTAGCAACCAAACATGTTGTGGATGAGGATGAAGATGTAACGTTCAGTGATCTTGAAGAAGATGACGACGATGTGCCAGTGAATTACAAGAAATGA
- the LOC106313393 gene encoding uncharacterized protein LOC106313393 isoform X1, with protein sequence MAWLARSIANSLKIDEEEEDEKETIEDPGSDKPSSPSALKSQSPRGVKEDISELTKTFRSQLWGVASFLAPPPSSSDPTDEETRKSWDLAEGDEDLIAGMRSDFVEIGGRFKTGISKLSGNLPVSEITKMASSFWQGGDSEERDGVGDVIGVTEEVVGFARDLALHPETWLDFPFPEEDNNFDDFEMTDAQYEHALAVERVATGLAALRIELCPAYMSEYCFWRIYFVLMHPKFSKHDALLLSTPQVLESRALLSHELLHKRNKAAVVLPETSGDTGTANANEEPLTVSSSEPVKTISVETIHSSETSEVETEKHPIESKEIQVVDKPVIEEKPAPAPHDKPVTGSSPRVIDVQVDDDDDDVDDWLKDEDNAGTVSSTVATKHVVDEDEDVTFSDLEEDDDDVPVNYKK encoded by the exons ATGGCGTGGTTAGCCAGATCCATTGCGAATTCTCTGAAGATCGACGAAGAAGAAGAAGACGAGAAAGAAACGATTGAAGATCCCGGTTCCGATAAGCCGTCTTCACCGTCGGCGTTGAAATCGCAGTCACCACGAGGCGTGAAGGAAGACATCTCCGAACTCACAAAGACCTTTAGAAGTCAGCTATGGGGTGTCGCCTCGTTCCTCGCACCACCGCCTTCTTCCTCCGATCCGACGGATGAGGAGACACGGAAGTCGTGGGATCTCGCGGAGGGGGACGAGGATCTGATTGCTGGGATGAGGAGCGATTTCGTGGAGATCGGAGGTAGGTTCAAGACCGGGATCTCGAAGCTCTCGGGGAACTTGCCTGTATCGGAGATTACGAAGATGGCTTCGAGTTTCTGGCAAGGAGGGGATTCGGAAGAGCGTGATGGTGTTGGAGATGTGATTGGTGTGACGGAGGAAGTAGTTGGGTTCGCGAGGGATCTTGCTCTGCATCCTGAGACGTGGCTTGATTTCCCCTTCCCTGAAGAGGATAATAACTTCGATG ACTTTGAGATGACTGATGCTCAGTATGAGCACGCGCTGGCTGTGGAAAGGGTTGCAACGGGTCTAGCTGCTTTGCGGATCGAGCTTTGCCCAGCGTACATGAGCGAGTATTGCTTCTGGAGGATTTACTTTGTACTTATGCATCCTAAGTTCAGCAAGCATGATGCCTTGCTTCTCTCTACTCCTCAG GTGCTTGAATCAAGAGCATTGTTATCTCATGAGCTGCTGCATAAGAGAAACAAAGCTGCAGTAGTGCTGCCAGAGACTAGTGGTGATACAGGAACTGCTAATGCCAATGAGGAACCACTTACTGTGTCTTCATCAGAGCCAGTCAAGACCATCTCTGTCGAAACAATACATTCGAGTGAGACATCTGAGGTTGAGACGGAAAAGCACCCAATCGAGAGCAAGGAGATACAAGTTGTTGACAAGCCTGTGATTGAAGAAAAACCAGCACCAGCGCCCCATGACAAGCCAGTCACTGGATCTTCACCTAGAGTTATTGACGTTCAAGTCGATGATGATGATGATGATGTTGATGACTGGTTGAAGGATGAAGATAATGCCGGAACTGTTAGCTCCACCGTAGCAACCAAACATGTTGTGGATGAGGATGAAGATGTAACGTTCAGTGATCTTGAAGAAGATGACGACGATGTGCCAGTGAATTACAAGAAATGA
- the LOC106326982 gene encoding protein PHLOEM PROTEIN 2-LIKE A10-like: protein MDLSLGKKGFSFALRKKKWILLALSGYGAFRVYHSHKKKQISKLFTLLLNLLEAASASAEAVSLITKDLTEFLRSDSDQIPNSLKQISKLANSDELNSSLIRFTQAVTVGLLRGYRLDESESGFTDRVMDKLFTKSGSGFASVIVGSFARNLVVALYSASSSGESKLLDAICSDDGRKLIGDCVQRFVSSAVSVYLDKTNNVNVFDDLFAGLTNPKHEHKVKQTIVTVCNGAVETFVRASRRKTTEPESDRTWIDGISSSLSVPSNRKYVVDLTGKVTFETVRSLLEVLIETANGKVESYVEKVRERGNETRRFVRVKSSLLHSLCLSLCLQIVEAPWILTPRN from the coding sequence ATGGATTTATCTTTGGGCAAAAAGGGTTTCAGTTTTGCTCTGAGGAAGAAGAAGTGGATCTTACTTGCACTCAGTGGTTACGGCGCCTTTAGGGTTTATCACTCTCACAAAAAAAAACAAATCTCCAAGCTCTTCACTCTCCTTCTCAACCTCCTCGAAGCAGCCTCTGCTTCCGCCGAAGCGGTTAGCTTGATCACCAAGGATCTAACGGAGTTTCTAAGATCAGACTCCGACCAAATCCCAAACAGCTTGAAACAGATCTCCAAACTCGCGAACTCGGATGAGCTCAACTCCTCCTTGATCAGATTCACACAAGCCGTGACAGTCGGGTTACTCAGAGGTTACCGGTTAGACGAATCCGAGTCCGGTTTTACGGATCGGGTCATGGATAAGCTTTTCACTAAATCCGGGTCCGGTTTTGCTTCGGTTATCGTCGGTAGCTTCGCTAGAAACTTGGTCGTCGCGCTCTACTCCGCATCCTCCTCCGGCGAATCGAAATTGCTCGACGCGATTTGCTCCGACGACGGGAGGAAGCTAATCGGCGATTGCGTTCAGCGTTTCGTGAGCTCGGCGGTTTCGGTTTATCTCGACAAGACAAACAACGTCAACGTTTTTGACGATTTATTCGCCGGTTTAACCAACCCGAAACACGAACACAAGGTTAAGCAAACGATTGTAACGGTCTGTAACGGTGCGGTTGAAACGTTCGTGAGAGCGTCAAGAAGAAAAACCACAGAACCGGAATCGGACCGGACGTGGATCGATGGGATATCATCGTCGTTGTCTGTACCCAGTAACCGGAAATACGTGGTGGATTTAACCGGGAAGGTGACGTTTGAGACGGTTAGATCGTTGTTAGAAGTGTTGATAGAGACAGCGAATGGGAAAGTAGAGAGTTATGTGGAGAAAGTTAGAGAGAGAGGAAATGAGACGAGGAGATTCGTCAGAGTTAAATCATCACTTCTTCACAGTTTATGTTTGTCTCTATGTTTACAGATTGTTGAAGCTCCATGGATACTGACTCCAAGAAACTGA